GTCTGGAGATGGTTGAGAAACGAGGTGACTCCGGAGCGGCGTGCGCCAAACACGAATAGCAGCGTCTTGCCGCGTTTGACTTGCTGCGCGGCACTGAGCAGCTCTGAGAACCGGCCTACAAAAAGGTCGCCCTCGTCGAGAGGGCGCTCAATTACGAACGAACGCGCTTGGCTCAAGCTCTTGTCACCACACAGGGCCAGGGCGGTCTAGATGACCATTCCCTCCCGGCATAGCTCGGCCGTTTCCTTGCCGAATCGCTCCAGACGAAACTGGTTATGCTCATCCAGCTCCGGGTGCAGCAGCAGGTCGATGGCCAACCGTGATCCGCCGGGACTGGCCATGATCCCGTGGCCAGCATAGCCCAGATTGAAATACAGCCCGTTGACGCAGGCGCTCGGCCCGATGATGGGCTTGTTATCGGGCGAGCAGGTATACTGCCCCGCACTCAAGAACACATTGTCCTGGGTAAGAGTCTCGGCAACGTCGTTCCAGAACGGCGTGAGCCGCGCCGCACCCTCCAGTACGATTGCCGGGAACGTCCAGTCTGTCGGCACGTTCTCGCTGGCGGGAGTTGGCTCCTCCGGTAGTGCCCACCCCAGCGCTGCACCGTCCACCTCGGGCCGCCAGTATGCACCGGTGTCGTTGTCAATGGTCATTGGCGCGTTCCTGGGCACCTGCGGTACCCTGCCGATAACCGCCTTTTGCCGGCGCAGGTTGACGAGGGGCAGATTGATGCCCAGCCAGCTTGCCACCACAGCCGCA
The sequence above is a segment of the Chloroflexi bacterium ADurb.Bin180 genome. Coding sequences within it:
- a CDS encoding D-amino acid dehydrogenase small subunit → MSAHELTYGFAKSSAALFALRTEAKGITTDSEGVSAVVTNRGTVATRRVMISAGPFAAVVASWLGINLPLVNLRRQKAVIGRVPQVPRNAPMTIDNDTGAYWRPEVDGAALGWALPEEPTPASENVPTDWTFPAIVLEGAARLTPFWNDVAETLTQDNVFLSAGQYTCSPDNKPIIGPSACVNGLYFNLGYAGHGIMASPGGSRLAIDLLLHPELDEHNQFRLERFGKETAELCREGMVI